The Oxalobacteraceae bacterium OTU3CINTB1 genome includes a window with the following:
- a CDS encoding feruloyl-CoA synthase: protein MNQALIAEQPGGTAKRRPVRLGNPQIAAYQADGLWHVDAVTPLEAFPSRFTDRLESGAAAHPERTLVARRAADGDGAGEWIRLSYAEVLRRARSIGQALLDRGLSAERPLVILSGNDLEHFQLALGAMYAGIPYAPVSPSYCLVATDFTKLSEMLAKLTPGALFACDGAAYTRAIQAVMPADVELILAHGEVPGQQSTSFQSLLDTAPSTVEAAHAAVGVDTVAKFLFTSGSIKKPKAVTTTHGMLCSNQQMLLQTFPFMGDEPPVLLDWLPWNHTFGGSHNVGIVLYNGGTLYLDDGKPTPRDFPTTLRNLREIAPTMYFNIPKGFEMLTDAMKTDAQLSANFFSRVKLFLCAGAGLSQAAWDRLDNAAIAETGESVRIITGLGMTETSPSCTFGTGSIIKAGYVGVPAPGCKVKLVPFGDKLEARFSGPHVMPGYWRAPDLNAAVFDEDGYYCTGDALRFVDPEKPELGFMFDGRIAEDFKLSTGTFVSVGPLRAKVISAAAPYVLDAVVTGIDRNAIGLLLFPRMEHCQVLSELGPDASAAEVLASAPVRAWFARLLKLLNQDASGSSMRIDRLLLLPEPPSVDHREMTDKGSINQSAVLTRRAAVVEALYEGTDPQVIIAA from the coding sequence ATGAATCAAGCATTGATTGCGGAGCAGCCCGGCGGCACGGCAAAGCGACGCCCGGTCAGATTGGGCAATCCGCAGATCGCGGCCTACCAGGCCGACGGCCTGTGGCACGTGGACGCCGTCACGCCGCTGGAGGCGTTCCCGTCGCGCTTTACCGACCGCCTGGAATCGGGCGCCGCCGCCCACCCGGAGCGTACCCTGGTCGCGCGCCGCGCGGCCGATGGCGACGGCGCCGGCGAATGGATACGGCTGTCGTACGCCGAAGTGCTGCGCCGCGCCCGCAGCATCGGCCAGGCGCTGCTCGATCGCGGCCTGTCGGCCGAACGTCCGCTGGTGATCCTGTCCGGTAACGACCTGGAACACTTCCAGCTCGCGCTGGGAGCCATGTACGCCGGCATTCCCTATGCACCGGTGTCGCCATCGTATTGTCTGGTGGCGACCGATTTCACCAAGCTGTCGGAAATGCTGGCCAAGCTGACGCCAGGCGCGCTGTTCGCCTGCGATGGCGCCGCCTACACCCGCGCCATCCAGGCGGTGATGCCGGCCGACGTGGAACTGATACTGGCCCACGGCGAAGTCCCGGGCCAGCAGTCCACCAGCTTCCAGTCGCTGCTCGACACGGCGCCGTCGACCGTCGAAGCGGCGCATGCCGCCGTCGGCGTCGACACGGTCGCCAAGTTCCTGTTCACCTCCGGCTCGATCAAAAAACCGAAAGCGGTCACCACCACCCACGGTATGTTGTGCAGCAATCAGCAGATGCTGCTGCAAACCTTTCCGTTCATGGGCGACGAACCGCCGGTGCTGCTGGACTGGCTGCCATGGAACCACACCTTCGGCGGCAGCCACAATGTCGGCATCGTGCTGTATAACGGCGGCACCCTGTACCTGGACGACGGCAAGCCGACCCCGCGCGACTTCCCCACCACCCTGAGGAACCTGCGCGAGATCGCGCCGACGATGTATTTCAATATCCCGAAAGGGTTCGAGATGCTGACCGACGCGATGAAGACCGACGCCCAACTGAGCGCCAACTTCTTCTCGCGCGTGAAGCTGTTCCTGTGCGCCGGCGCCGGCCTGTCGCAGGCGGCCTGGGACAGGCTGGACAACGCCGCCATCGCCGAAACCGGCGAGTCTGTACGCATCATCACGGGCTTGGGCATGACGGAGACGTCGCCGTCGTGCACCTTCGGCACCGGCTCCATCATCAAGGCCGGCTATGTCGGCGTACCGGCGCCGGGCTGCAAGGTCAAGCTGGTGCCGTTCGGCGACAAGCTGGAAGCGCGCTTCAGCGGCCCGCACGTGATGCCGGGCTACTGGCGCGCGCCGGACTTGAACGCCGCCGTCTTCGACGAGGATGGCTACTACTGCACCGGCGACGCCCTGCGCTTCGTCGACCCGGAAAAGCCGGAACTGGGCTTCATGTTCGACGGCCGCATCGCCGAGGACTTCAAGCTCAGTACCGGCACCTTCGTCAGCGTCGGTCCGCTGCGCGCGAAGGTGATCAGTGCCGCCGCGCCGTATGTGCTGGACGCGGTGGTCACCGGCATCGACCGCAACGCCATCGGCCTGCTGCTGTTCCCGCGCATGGAGCATTGTCAGGTGCTGTCGGAACTGGGCCCGGACGCCAGCGCCGCCGAAGTGCTGGCCAGCGCGCCGGTGCGGGCCTGGTTCGCGCGCCTGCTCAAGTTGTTGAACCAGGACGCCAGCGGTTCGTCGATGCGCATCGACCGCCTGCTGCTGCTACCCGAACCGCCGTCCGTCGATCATCGCGAGATGACCGACAAGGGTTCGATCAACCAGTCGGCGGTGCTGACACGGCGCGCGGCGGTCGTCGAGGCGCTGTATGAAGGCACCGATCCACAAGTAATCATCGCGGCATAA
- a CDS encoding aldehyde dehydrogenase, which yields MFDTDLLIGGQGAAAQDKASFERRSPATGEVVTRAAAAQLADVDRAVKAAQEAFPAWSAMAPGARRALLLKAADTMEKYRAEFVARGVAEAGGSPMWYQFNVTLAGNMLREAASMTTQISGEVIPSDVPGSMAMGLRQACGVVVGLAPWNAPIILGTRAIAMPLACGNTVILKASELCPALHRLIGTVFEEAGFAPGVVNILTNAPQDAPQVVERLIAAPAVRRVNFTGSTNVGRIIAQHCARHLKPVLLELGGKNPLLILDDADLDEAVEAAAFSAFFNQGQICMSADRILVDNKVAPAFLEKLAAKTATLKAAQSDAPLSGMIDPSATTRVAAMLQDARDRGAKVTQSSAEVVGNIMQPAIVDGVTPEMKVYQEESFGPIVSILRFDTDEEAIALANDSEYGLSSAVFSRDIGRAMAVARRIESGICHINGPTVHDEAQMPFGGVKGSGYGRFGGKAAIAEFTELRWITIQTTSRHYPI from the coding sequence ATGTTTGACACCGATCTGCTGATCGGCGGCCAAGGCGCCGCCGCCCAGGACAAAGCAAGCTTCGAACGGCGCAGCCCCGCCACCGGCGAAGTGGTCACCCGCGCCGCAGCCGCCCAACTGGCCGATGTCGACCGCGCAGTGAAGGCCGCGCAGGAAGCCTTTCCCGCATGGTCTGCGATGGCGCCCGGCGCCCGCCGCGCCCTGCTGCTTAAAGCCGCCGACACGATGGAAAAATACCGCGCCGAATTCGTCGCGCGCGGCGTCGCCGAAGCCGGCGGCAGCCCGATGTGGTACCAGTTCAATGTCACGCTCGCGGGGAACATGCTGCGCGAGGCGGCGTCGATGACCACCCAGATCAGCGGCGAGGTCATTCCGTCCGACGTCCCCGGCTCGATGGCCATGGGCCTGCGCCAGGCGTGCGGCGTGGTGGTCGGCCTGGCGCCGTGGAACGCCCCGATCATCCTGGGCACCCGCGCTATCGCCATGCCGCTCGCCTGCGGCAATACCGTGATCCTCAAAGCTTCCGAATTGTGCCCGGCGCTGCACCGCCTGATCGGCACCGTGTTCGAGGAAGCAGGGTTCGCGCCGGGCGTCGTCAACATCCTCACCAACGCGCCGCAGGATGCGCCGCAGGTAGTGGAGCGTTTGATCGCCGCGCCGGCCGTCCGCCGCGTCAACTTCACCGGTTCGACCAATGTCGGCCGCATCATCGCCCAGCATTGCGCCCGCCACCTGAAACCCGTTTTGCTGGAACTGGGCGGCAAGAACCCTCTGCTGATCCTGGACGACGCGGACCTGGACGAAGCCGTGGAAGCGGCCGCGTTCAGCGCCTTCTTCAACCAGGGCCAGATCTGCATGTCGGCCGACCGCATTTTGGTCGACAACAAAGTGGCGCCGGCCTTCCTGGAAAAACTAGCCGCCAAGACCGCGACGTTGAAAGCGGCGCAAAGCGACGCGCCGCTGTCCGGCATGATCGATCCATCGGCCACCACCCGCGTTGCCGCCATGCTGCAGGACGCCCGCGATCGCGGCGCCAAGGTCACGCAAAGCTCGGCCGAAGTGGTCGGCAACATCATGCAGCCGGCCATCGTCGACGGCGTCACGCCCGAAATGAAGGTCTATCAGGAGGAGTCGTTCGGCCCTATCGTCTCGATCCTGCGCTTCGACACCGACGAGGAAGCCATCGCGCTGGCCAACGACAGCGAGTACGGCCTGTCGTCGGCGGTCTTCAGCCGCGACATCGGCCGCGCGATGGCCGTCGCGCGCCGCATCGAATCGGGCATCTGCCACATCAATGGTCCGACCGTGCACGATGAGGCGCAAATGCCGTTCGGCGGCGTCAAAGGTAGTGGCTACGGGCGTTTCGGCGGCAAGGCGGCCATCGCCGAGTTCACGGAGCTGCGCTGGATCACGATCCAGACCACCTCGCGCCACTATCCGATCTGA
- a CDS encoding ABC transporter substrate-binding protein, whose translation MKLKKLANIGIVVSVALIGTGVAQAQDTIKVGVIAALTGPFANTGKPFEDGIKTYMQQYGATVAGKKIEIIYRDDGGTNADMSKRAAQELISRDKVSFLIGFSLTPSALAVAPIATQAKIPMIVMNAVTTGITAKSPYMLRTSMTMQQMTEPFGTWTAQNKVGKVYTLVSDYSTGIDAEARFGKGFTAGGGKLVGASRVPLANPDYSPFIQRIKDEKPDALFFFAPGAEDGTALLKAFSDKGLDKAGIKFLGVGDMTSDHPTLEALGDRALGAITVLNYSTALDNATNKSFLTAYAAALPNARPPTFVTVAAYDTMAMLYETIRKLNGKVTGDTAMKVLSGMKLDSPRGPISIDPASRDIVQNMYVREVKKVNGKLVNQPISTLKDVMPN comes from the coding sequence ATGAAACTTAAAAAACTGGCCAACATCGGCATCGTCGTCAGCGTGGCCTTGATCGGCACCGGTGTAGCGCAGGCTCAGGACACCATCAAGGTCGGCGTCATCGCCGCGCTGACCGGGCCTTTCGCCAACACCGGCAAGCCGTTCGAGGATGGCATCAAGACCTATATGCAGCAGTACGGCGCCACCGTGGCGGGCAAGAAGATCGAGATCATCTACCGCGACGACGGCGGCACCAACGCCGACATGTCCAAGCGCGCCGCCCAGGAGCTGATCTCTCGGGACAAGGTCAGCTTCCTGATCGGCTTCTCGCTGACGCCTAGCGCGCTGGCGGTGGCGCCGATCGCCACCCAGGCCAAGATTCCGATGATCGTCATGAACGCCGTCACCACCGGCATCACCGCCAAGTCGCCGTACATGCTGCGCACCAGTATGACGATGCAGCAGATGACCGAGCCTTTCGGCACCTGGACCGCCCAGAACAAGGTCGGCAAGGTTTACACGCTGGTGAGCGACTACAGCACCGGCATCGACGCCGAGGCCCGCTTCGGCAAGGGTTTCACCGCCGGCGGCGGCAAGCTGGTTGGCGCGTCGCGCGTGCCGTTGGCCAATCCGGACTACTCGCCGTTCATACAGCGCATCAAGGACGAGAAGCCGGACGCGCTGTTCTTCTTCGCTCCCGGCGCCGAAGACGGCACCGCCCTGCTCAAGGCCTTCAGCGACAAGGGTCTGGACAAGGCCGGCATCAAATTCCTGGGCGTGGGCGACATGACCAGCGACCATCCGACGCTGGAAGCGCTGGGCGACCGCGCGCTGGGCGCCATCACGGTGCTGAACTACTCGACGGCGCTGGACAACGCCACCAACAAATCCTTCCTGACCGCCTACGCAGCCGCCCTGCCGAACGCGCGTCCGCCGACCTTCGTCACCGTGGCCGCGTACGACACGATGGCCATGCTGTACGAAACCATCCGCAAGCTGAACGGCAAGGTCACCGGCGACACCGCCATGAAGGTATTGTCGGGCATGAAGCTGGACAGCCCGCGCGGCCCGATCAGCATCGACCCGGCCTCGCGCGATATCGTGCAGAACATGTACGTCCGTGAGGTCAAGAAGGTCAACGGCAAGCTGGTCAACCAGCCGATCAGCACGCTCAAAGACGTGATGCCGAATTAG
- a CDS encoding p-hydroxycinnamoyl CoA hydratase/lyase, which translates to MSKYEARWETVKVDVEKGIGWITLNRPDKRNAMSPTLNREMIDVLETLELDEEAQVIVLTGAGDAWTAGMDLKEYFRENDGKPEIFQERLRRDCSQWQWKLLRMYSKPTIAMVNGWCFGGAFSPLVACDLAIAADEAVFGLSEINWGIPPGNLVSKAVADTMGHRQALHYIMTGDTFTGQEAAAMGLINKSVPRAQLRDEVIALAEKLLAKAPTVLRIAKNGFKRCRELNWDQNEDYLYAKVDQSNYRDPEKGRAQGLKQFLDDKTIKPGLQTFKRG; encoded by the coding sequence ATGTCCAAATATGAAGCCCGCTGGGAAACCGTCAAGGTCGATGTTGAAAAAGGTATCGGCTGGATCACCCTGAACCGCCCCGACAAGCGCAACGCCATGAGCCCGACCCTGAACCGCGAGATGATCGACGTTCTGGAAACGCTGGAACTGGACGAGGAGGCGCAAGTGATTGTGCTGACCGGCGCCGGCGACGCCTGGACCGCCGGCATGGACCTGAAAGAATACTTCCGCGAGAACGACGGCAAGCCGGAGATTTTCCAGGAGCGCCTGCGCCGCGACTGCTCGCAGTGGCAATGGAAGCTGCTGCGCATGTACAGCAAGCCGACCATCGCCATGGTCAACGGCTGGTGCTTCGGCGGCGCGTTCTCGCCGCTGGTCGCGTGCGACCTGGCCATCGCCGCCGACGAAGCGGTGTTCGGCCTGTCCGAGATCAACTGGGGCATCCCGCCCGGTAACCTGGTCAGCAAAGCCGTCGCCGACACCATGGGCCATCGCCAGGCGCTGCACTACATCATGACCGGCGACACCTTCACCGGCCAGGAAGCGGCCGCCATGGGCCTGATCAACAAGAGCGTGCCACGCGCCCAGCTGCGCGACGAAGTCATCGCGCTGGCCGAAAAACTGCTGGCCAAGGCGCCGACCGTGCTGCGCATCGCCAAGAACGGCTTCAAGCGCTGCCGCGAACTGAATTGGGACCAGAACGAAGACTACCTGTACGCAAAGGTCGACCAGTCCAACTACCGCGATCCGGAAAAAGGACGCGCGCAAGGCCTCAAGCAGTTCCTGGATGATAAGACGATCAAGCCAGGTCTGCAGACTTTCAAACGCGGCTAA
- a CDS encoding tannase/feruloyl esterase family alpha/beta hydrolase, giving the protein MKSRDTNPTTAPIPPLATAIAAALLLSACAGGGDSLDSTGLPRLAAATGAALPSCTDLVTKVQLANTTITGANSIAAGTLRVAGKPVPAHCQVTGRMFDRVSTVDGARYAIGFEMRLPLNWNGRFFYQGNGGLDGSIVPATGQVGGGGPLDSALNMGFAVISSDAGHGAPNPAFGIDPQARLDYGYQAAGKLTPMAKNLIQIAYGKAPERSYYGGCSNGGRHAMVAAARFADQYDGFLVGNPGFRLPLAAIANIAGAQAYNALATTPGDLSTGFTKAERTTVENAVLAKCDALDGAADGLIQNTQACQAAFNLDRDVPTCTGARNGSCLSAAQKTTIGGLFSGATTSAGTKFYSSWPYDAGLSTGGWADWKFNSPLTRDSGAVGLIWQAPPESLATFNGPQFALTGNVDNMLARVGATTSVYTESALSFMLPPNPTNLGILKSRGGKMMVYHGTADPIFSSDDTTAWYDGLRAANGGDASNFARFFRVPGMNHCSGGPSAEQFDMLTPLVAWVERGQAPDNVIASVRGAGNAGGANADVPANWSPNRTRPLCPYPKAAKYKGSGNIEDAASFSCE; this is encoded by the coding sequence ATGAAAAGCCGCGACACCAACCCAACCACAGCCCCGATACCGCCGCTCGCCACCGCCATCGCGGCGGCATTGCTGCTAAGCGCATGCGCCGGCGGCGGCGACAGCCTCGACAGTACCGGCCTGCCGCGTCTGGCGGCCGCCACCGGCGCAGCGCTGCCCTCCTGCACCGATCTGGTCACCAAGGTCCAGCTCGCCAACACCACCATCACCGGCGCCAACAGCATCGCCGCCGGCACCCTGCGGGTGGCCGGCAAACCAGTCCCGGCCCATTGCCAGGTGACCGGCCGCATGTTCGACCGCGTCAGCACCGTCGACGGCGCCCGCTACGCGATCGGCTTCGAGATGCGCCTGCCGCTGAACTGGAACGGCCGCTTCTTCTATCAAGGCAACGGCGGCCTGGACGGCTCGATCGTCCCCGCCACCGGACAGGTCGGCGGCGGCGGTCCGCTGGACAGCGCGCTTAACATGGGCTTTGCCGTCATCAGTTCCGACGCCGGCCACGGCGCGCCTAATCCCGCCTTCGGCATCGATCCGCAAGCGCGCCTCGACTACGGCTACCAGGCGGCCGGCAAGCTGACGCCGATGGCCAAGAACCTGATCCAGATCGCTTACGGCAAGGCGCCGGAGCGGTCCTACTACGGCGGCTGCTCCAATGGCGGGCGACATGCGATGGTGGCCGCAGCCCGCTTCGCCGATCAATACGACGGCTTCCTGGTCGGCAATCCGGGCTTCCGCCTGCCGCTGGCGGCGATCGCCAACATTGCCGGCGCACAGGCCTACAATGCGCTCGCCACCACGCCGGGCGACCTGTCGACCGGTTTCACCAAGGCCGAACGCACCACAGTCGAGAACGCCGTGCTGGCGAAATGCGACGCGCTCGACGGCGCCGCCGACGGCTTGATCCAGAACACGCAGGCGTGCCAGGCGGCCTTCAACCTTGATCGCGACGTGCCGACCTGCACGGGCGCGCGCAACGGCAGCTGCCTGAGCGCTGCGCAAAAAACCACCATCGGCGGCTTGTTCTCGGGCGCGACCACCAGTGCCGGGACGAAGTTCTATTCGAGCTGGCCGTACGACGCCGGCCTCTCGACGGGCGGCTGGGCCGACTGGAAGTTCAACAGCCCGCTGACCCGCGACTCAGGCGCCGTCGGACTGATCTGGCAGGCGCCGCCGGAAAGCCTGGCGACCTTCAACGGTCCGCAGTTCGCGCTGACCGGCAACGTCGACAACATGCTGGCCAGGGTCGGCGCCACTACCTCCGTGTACACGGAAAGCGCGCTGTCGTTCATGCTGCCGCCCAACCCGACCAACCTCGGCATCTTGAAAAGCCGTGGCGGCAAGATGATGGTGTACCACGGCACCGCCGATCCGATCTTTTCCAGCGACGACACCACCGCCTGGTATGACGGCTTGCGCGCGGCCAATGGCGGCGACGCCTCGAACTTCGCCCGTTTCTTCCGCGTGCCGGGCATGAACCACTGCAGCGGCGGCCCGTCGGCGGAGCAGTTCGACATGCTGACGCCGCTGGTCGCGTGGGTCGAACGCGGCCAGGCGCCGGACAACGTCATCGCCAGCGTGCGCGGCGCCGGCAATGCGGGAGGCGCCAATGCCGACGTGCCGGCCAACTGGTCGCCAAACCGCACCCGTCCGCTGTGCCCGTATCCGAAGGCCGCCAAGTACAAAGGCAGCGGCAACATCGAGGATGCCGCCAGCTTCAGCTGCGAGTGA
- a CDS encoding MarR family transcriptional regulator encodes MVKADFSDSTKPLGLAYLVGRLDHVLNKRLRDCCAPAGVTVPQYTALSVFRAQGALSNAQLAVRTMVSPQSANEMVKSIEAKGWIERTPDPSHGRIIQIQLTEAGHAILAQCDGKVREVEMQMFPDMDHEERVRLHGLLRGAVRALSLEGI; translated from the coding sequence ATGGTCAAAGCAGATTTTTCCGATAGCACTAAACCGTTGGGGCTGGCCTACCTTGTGGGGCGTCTCGATCACGTGTTGAACAAGCGCCTGCGCGATTGTTGCGCGCCGGCCGGCGTGACGGTGCCGCAGTACACGGCGTTGTCGGTGTTCCGGGCGCAGGGTGCGTTATCGAATGCGCAGCTGGCGGTGCGGACGATGGTGTCGCCGCAATCGGCCAACGAGATGGTGAAGTCGATTGAAGCGAAGGGCTGGATCGAGCGCACGCCCGATCCCTCGCACGGCCGCATCATCCAGATCCAGCTGACGGAAGCCGGGCACGCGATCCTGGCGCAATGCGACGGCAAGGTGAGGGAAGTGGAGATGCAGATGTTCCCCGACATGGATCACGAGGAACGCGTGCGCCTGCATGGGCTGCTGCGCGGCGCGGTGCGCGCGCTTAGTCTCGAAGGTATTTGA
- a CDS encoding sodium:proton antiporter → MNTNHWFLLVGLLMLARGLAATTISRSPFTSAMVYLGFGILLGPTVFNILDFDPMLQSDLLEVLTEIAILISLFSAGIKMPVPFKLRHWDAPLRLAWVSMTLTVALVAAFGFFVLGLPLGAGILLGGILAPTDPVLATDVQVRHAGDKDQLRFTLTCEAGMNDGSAFPFVFLGLAMLGMGDDTGAYHWRWFLVDVVWATGAAIAVGYLGGTLTARLGWRLRIIKPQHEIMDDLVGLGLIAVVYGVSSLIHAWGFLAVFFAAVALRQTELVLAGAPKDRQGLLEQDVAKSAAARSSETHEVPMTVSTESLVFKEHLERLSELTLVLLLGGMISLHNMDWDAVWMAAFLFFIARPASVFLGLAGGDTSMRLRAMTAWFGVRGIGSIYYLMYAIEQGLAPDLAQRLTHISLFVIMLSIVVHGLSVKPLMESVWPRRQ, encoded by the coding sequence GTGAACACCAACCACTGGTTCCTGCTGGTCGGCCTGCTGATGCTCGCGCGCGGCCTGGCGGCGACCACCATCTCGCGCTCGCCGTTCACATCGGCGATGGTCTATCTCGGCTTCGGCATCCTGCTCGGACCGACCGTGTTCAACATCCTCGACTTCGACCCGATGCTGCAATCGGACCTGCTGGAGGTACTGACCGAGATTGCCATCCTGATTTCGCTGTTCTCCGCCGGTATCAAGATGCCGGTGCCGTTCAAGCTGCGCCACTGGGACGCGCCGCTGCGGCTGGCCTGGGTCTCGATGACGTTGACGGTGGCGCTGGTGGCTGCCTTCGGCTTCTTCGTCCTCGGCCTGCCGCTGGGCGCCGGCATCCTGTTGGGCGGCATATTGGCACCGACCGATCCGGTGCTGGCCACCGACGTCCAGGTGCGCCACGCGGGCGACAAGGACCAGCTGCGCTTCACGCTCACCTGCGAGGCCGGCATGAACGACGGCAGCGCCTTCCCATTCGTGTTCCTCGGTCTGGCCATGCTGGGCATGGGCGACGACACCGGCGCGTATCACTGGCGCTGGTTCCTGGTCGACGTGGTCTGGGCGACCGGGGCGGCAATCGCCGTGGGCTACCTGGGCGGCACCCTGACGGCGCGCCTGGGCTGGCGCCTGCGCATCATCAAACCGCAGCACGAAATCATGGACGACCTGGTGGGACTGGGCCTGATCGCGGTGGTCTACGGCGTCTCCAGCCTGATACACGCGTGGGGCTTCCTGGCGGTGTTCTTCGCCGCCGTGGCGCTGCGCCAGACCGAGTTGGTGCTGGCCGGCGCGCCCAAGGACCGTCAAGGCTTGCTGGAGCAGGACGTGGCCAAATCGGCCGCCGCCAGGAGCAGCGAAACGCACGAAGTGCCGATGACCGTCAGCACCGAGTCGCTGGTATTCAAGGAGCACCTGGAACGCCTGTCCGAACTGACCCTGGTGCTGCTACTGGGCGGCATGATCTCGCTGCATAACATGGATTGGGATGCGGTCTGGATGGCCGCCTTCCTGTTCTTCATCGCGCGTCCGGCCAGCGTATTCCTCGGCCTGGCGGGCGGCGACACCAGCATGCGGCTACGCGCGATGACGGCGTGGTTCGGCGTGCGCGGCATCGGCTCCATCTACTACCTGATGTACGCGATCGAACAGGGGTTGGCACCGGACCTGGCGCAACGCCTGACGCACATTTCGCTGTTCGTCATCATGCTGTCGATCGTGGTCCATGGCTTGAGCGTCAAGCCGTTGATGGAAAGCGTGTGGCCCCGGCGCCAGTGA